A genomic stretch from Theobroma cacao cultivar B97-61/B2 chromosome 4, Criollo_cocoa_genome_V2, whole genome shotgun sequence includes:
- the LOC18602559 gene encoding eukaryotic translation initiation factor 3 subunit H: MANSMARSFLQVAATEEVASPLRVVQIEGLVILKIIKHCKEFSPALVTGQLLGLDVGSVLEVTNCFPFPIREEDEEIEADGANYQLEMMRCLREVNVDNNTVGWYQSTILGSYQTVELIETFMNYQENIRRCVCIIYDPSRSNQGVLALKALKLSDSFMELYRANSFTGEKLREKNLSWVDIFEEIPIKVANSALISAFMTELESDTPVTQCDYDRLQLSTTPYMERNMEFLIECMDDLSMEQQKFQFYYRSLSRQQAQQQAWLQKRRSENMARKAVGEEPLPEEDPSNPIFKPIPEPSRLESFLITNQIANYCNQINGVAGQSFNRLYLMKSLHDK, encoded by the exons ATGGCAAACTCAATGGCTAGGTCGTTCCTTCAGGTTGCAGCGACGGAGGAGGTTGCTTCTCCTCTCCGAGTTGTCCAGATCGAAGGACTG gtgatattaaaaataatcaaacacTGCAAGGAGTTTTCACCGGCTCTGGTTACAGGCCAGCTTCTTGGGTTGGATGTTGGCAGTGTCCTTGAAGTTACCAACTGTTTCCCTTTCCCG ATCCGTGAGGAAGACGAGGAAATTGAAGCTGATGGAGCTAATTATCAGCTTGAGATGATGAGATGTCTAAGAGAGGTTAACGTTGATAACAACACTGTTGGATG GTACCAATCTACAATTTTGGGTTCATATCAGACAGTTGAATTAATTGAGACCTTCATGAATTATCAG GAGAATATTAGGAGGTGTGTATGCATTATCTATGATCCTTCGAGGTCCAATCAAGGTGTCTTGGCTCTCAAGGCTTTGAAGCTATCTGATTCTTTCATGGAACTTTACCGAGCTAATAGTTTTACCGGAGAGAA GTTGAGGGAGAAAAACTTGTCATGGGTGGATATTTTTGAGGAAATTCCT ATCAAAGTTGCAAATTCTGCCCTTATCAGTGCCTTTATGACTGAACTGGAATCTGATACTCCAGTCACACAG TGTGATTATGACCGTCTTCAATTGTCAACTACTCCATATATGGAGAGGAATATGGAATTTTTGATTGAATGTATGGATGATTTGTCAATGGAACAACAGAAG TTTCAATTTTACTACAGGAGCCTGTCACGTCAACAAGCCCAGCAACAGGCATGGCTTCAGAAAAGAAG GTCAGAGAACATGGCACGGAAAGCTGTTGGGGAGGAGCCTTTGCCTGAGGAGGACCCCTCAAACCCCATCTTCAAGCCAATTCCTGAGCCATCACGGTTGGAGAGCTTTCTCATAACAAATCAAATTGCTAATTATTGCAACCAAATCAATGG GGTTGCCGGGCAGAGCTTCAACAGATTGTATTTAATGAAGTCCTTGCATGATAAATGA
- the LOC18602560 gene encoding probably inactive leucine-rich repeat receptor-like protein kinase At3g28040, producing MRKMVVMGFRQLVVFLLLSMAVLHGCMGNDDASIQLNDDVLGLIVFKSDIKDPSSYLDSWNEDDNSPCSWRFIQCNPVNGRVSEVSLNGLGLSGKIGKGLQKLQYLKVLSLSHNNFSGSISPEIGLIGSLERLNLSHNSLSGRIPSSFVNMNSIRFLDLSGNSLSGSVPDDLFQTCSSLRYLSLAENSLEGQLPSTLARCFSLNTLDLSKNHFSGNIDFASGIYNMQRLRTLDLSHNEFSGTVPEGVFALHNLKELLLQDNRFSGPMPLDIGLCPHLNTLDLSYNLFTGPLPDSLQRLNFLSFFSLSNNMFTGDFPQGIGNMSNLAYLDFSSNSLTGSLPSSMGNLKALNYLRLSNNRLTGNIPTSLGYCFQLSTIHLRDNGFNGSLPAGLFDLGLEEIDFSNNALTGSIPRGSSRLFESLQELDLSRNSLQGSIPAEMGLFANMRYLNLSWNNLQSRIPPELGLFQNLTVLDLRNNTLYGAVPGDICESGSLAILQMDGNSLTGPIPEEIGNCSSLYMLSLSHNNLSGSIPKTISNLSKLKILKLEFNELSGEIPQEIGLLQNLLAVNISYNQLTGRLPVGGIFPSLDQSALQGNLGICSPLLRGPCKMNVPKPLVLDPDAYNSQMGGHRQINESSIPTKFHRHMFLSVSAIVAISAAILIVSGVIIISLLNVSARRRLAFVETALESMCSSSTRSGSLPTGKLILFDSKLSPDRIGNPEVLLNKAAEIGEGVFGTVYKVPLGAQGRIVAIKKLVTSNIIQYPDDFDREVRVLGKARHPNLISLEGYYWTPQSQLLVTEYAPNGNLQTKLHERIGSAPPLSWSNRFKIILGTAKGLAHLHHSFRPPIIHYNIKPSNILLDENSNPKISDFGLARLLMKLERHVISNRFQSALGYVAPELACQSLRVNEKCDVYGFGVLILELVTGRRPVEYGEDNVVILSDHVRVLLEQGNVLECVDVSMGDYPEDEVLPVLKLALVCTSQIPSSRPSMAEVVQILQVIKTPVPHRMEIF from the exons ATGAGAAAGATGGTGGTGATGGGATTTCGCCAGCTGGTGGTTTTCTTGCTTCTGTCCATGGCTGTGCTTCATGGCTGCATGGGAAATGATGATGCTTCTATTCAACTTAATGATGACGTTCTTGGCCTGATAGTCTTCAAATCAGACATTAAAGACCCTTCTTCTTATCTTGACTCGTGGAATGAAGACGATAACTCGCCGTGTTCATGGAGATTCATACAATGCAATCCTGTCAATGGTCGAGTTTCCGAGGTCTCTCTTAATGGCTTGGGTTTATCAGGAAAGATTGGTAAAGGCCTTCAAAAGTTGCAATATTTGAAGGTATTATCACTTTCTCATAACAATTTTAGTGGTAGCATTAGTCCAGAGATTGGTCTTATTGGCAGTCTTGAAAGGCTTAACCTTAGTCATAATAGTCTCTCAGGACGTATTCCAAGCTCTTTTGTCAATATGAATTCAATCAGGTTTCTCGATCTTTCCGGGAATTCTCTCTCAGGTTCAGTCCCTGATGATCTCTTTCAAACCTGCTCATCACTTCGATATCTCTCTTTAGCTGAGAATTCACTTGAAGGGCAACTTCCTAGTACACTAGCTAGATGCTTCTCTTTGAACACCCTTGATCTCTCTAAAAACCATTTTTCTGGTAACATAGATTTTGCTTCTGGGATTTATAATATGCAGCGGCTTCGAACTTTGGATCTATCCCATAATGAATTTTCTGGGACAGTGCCAGAAGGGGTCTTCGCCCTGCATAACTTAAAAGAGCTCCTGTTACAGGATAACCGCTTCTCAGGACCAATGCCTCTAGATATTGGATTGTGCCCACATCTAAATACATTGGATTTGAGCTATAATCTTTTCACTGGACCACTCCCAGACTCTCTCCAGAGGCTAAATTTCTTGTCTTTCTTCAGTTTATCAAACAATATGTTCACTGGTGATTTTCCTCAAGGGATTGGTAACATGAGCAACTTGGCATACCTGGACTTCTCCAGCAACAGTTTAACAGGAAGCCTGCCATCATCAATGGGTAACCTGAAAGCACTAAATTATTTGAGGTTGTCAAATAATAGGCTTACTGGAAATATACCAACATCACTAGGTTACTGCTTCCAGTTATCAACTATCCACTTAAGGGATAATGGATTCAATGGTAGCTTACCGGCTGGTTTGTTTGACCTGGGATTGGAAGAGATAGATTTTTCCAATAATGCGTTAACAGGTTCAATTCCACGTGGTTCAAGTAGACTATTTGAGTCTCTCCAAGAATTAGATCTCTCTAGAAACAGTCTCCAAGGAAGTATCCCTGCAGAAATGGGTCTTTTTGCCAACATGAGGTACTTGAATTTATCATGGAACAATCTTCAGTCAAGGATACCACCAGAGCTTGGGTTATTTCAGAACCTAACCGTGTTGGATCTTCGAAACAATACCTTATACGGTGCTGTTCCAGGGGACATATGTGAATCTGGAAGTTTGGCTATTCTTCAAATGGATGGAAATTCATTGACTGGGCCAATTCCAGAAGAGATTGGGAACTGTTCATCTCTCTACATGCT GAGCTTGTCTCACAACAATCTAAGTGGTTCCATCCCCAAAACAATTTCGAATTTAAGCAAGCTTAAGATTCTTAAACTGGAGTTCAATGAGCTAAGTGGAGAAATACCACAAGAGATTGGACTGTTGCAAAACCTTCTTGCTGTAAATATATCATACAACCAACTCACAGGCAGGCTTCCTGTAGGAGGTATATTTCCAAGCTTGGACCAAAGTGCTTTGCAGGGAAATTTGGGAATTTGTTCACCTTTGTTGAGGGGACCATGTAAGATGAACGTGCCAAAACCTTTAGTTCTTGATCCAGATGCCTACAACAGCCAAATGGGTGGTCATAGGCAAATAAATGAATCCTCAATTCCGACAAAATTCCATCGTCACATGTTCCTCAGTGTTTCTGCAATTGTTGCAATTTCAGCAGCTATTCTGATTGTATCTGGGGTGATAATTATAAGCCTCTTAAATGTTTCTGCTCGAAGGAGACTTGCATTTGTGGAGACTGCACTGGAAAGCATGTGCTCAAGCTCTACGAGATCAGGAAGTCTGCCCACAGGCAAGCTCATTCtgtttgattcaaagttatcaCCTGATAGGATTGGCAATCCTGAAGTCCTACTTAACAAAGCTGCTGAGATCGGTGAAGGAGTCTTTGGAACCGTTTACAAGGTCCCATTGGGTGCTCAAGGAAGAATTGTGGCAATCAAAAAGCTTGTGACATCAAACATAATCCAATATCCAGACGACTTTGATCGAGAAGTTCGCGTGTTGGGAAAAGCAAGGCATCCAAATTTGATATCACTAGAAGGGTACTACTGGACTCCTCAGTCTCAGCTTCTGGTGACGGAGTATGCACCTAATGGAAACTTGCAAACAAAGCTCCATGAAAGAATAGGTTCGGCCCCACCACTTTCTTGGTCCAACAGGTTCAAAATTATTCTTGGGACAGCTAAGGGACTTGCTCACTTGCATCATTCCTTCAGGCCACCAATAATTCactacaacataaaaccaagTAACATCCTGCTAGATGAGAACAGCAATCCAAAGATTTCAGATTTTGGACTGGCAAGGCTTCTGATGAAGCTCGAAAGGCATGTGATCAGCAACAGGTTTCAGAGTGCGCTAGGATATGTGGCACCAGAGCTGGCATGTCAGAGCTTAAGGGTTAATGAGAAATGCGATGTATATGGTTTTGGGGTGTTAATCTTGGAGCTTGTGACAGGAAGGAGGCCAGTTGAATATGGAGAGGATAATGTGGTGATACTAAGCGACCACGTAAGAGTTTTGCTTGAGCAAGGGAATGTGTTAGAGTGTGTCGACGTGAGTATGGGTGATTATCCGGAGGATGAAGTGTTGCCGGTGCTCAAATTGGCGCTGGTATGCACCTCTCAGATACCGTCCAGTAGGCCTTCCATGGCGGAAGTGGTGCAAATACTGCAAGTTATCAAGACCCCAGTTCCACACAGAATGGAAATATTCTGA
- the LOC18602561 gene encoding uncharacterized WD repeat-containing protein C2A9.03 has translation MSYPQVEDFYYMAEDFVDDMDEDNYGRGGGDMDADEYDMLTKVTDTSSAQARKGKDIQGIPWERLNITREKYRLTRLEQYKNYENIPSSGEAVDKECKQMEKGGNYYEFFHNTRLVKPTILHFQLRNLVWATSKHDVYLMSNYSVMHWSSLSCNLSEILNFSGHVAPTEKHPGSLLEGFTQTQISTLAVKDNFMVAGGFQGELTIKHLDRKGVSFCTRTTFDDNAITNAIEIYDSLRGGINFMASNNDCSMREYDTERYQLLNHFRFPWPVNHTSVSPDRRLITVVGDHLDGLLVDSQNGKTVAAVVGHLDYSFASAWHPDGRLFATGNQDKTCRVWDIRNLSLPVVTLKGNLGAVRSIRFSSDGQFMVVAEPADFVHVYSTGADYRKRQEIDFFGEISGVSLSPDDESLYIGIWDRTYASLLQYNKRHTYGYLDSYL, from the exons ATGTCCTATCCGCAAGTGGAGGATTTCTATTACATGGCTGAAGATTTCGTTGATGACATGGATGAAGATAACTACGGTCGAGGTGGTGGAGACATGGATGCTGATGAATACGACATg CTGACCAAGGTGACTGATACATCTTCTGCACAAGCGCGGAAGGGGAAAGACATTCAGGGGATTCCATGGGAAAGATTGAACATAACTAGGGAAAAATATAGATTAACGAGGCTTGAACAGTATAAAAATTATGAGAATATCCCATCCTCTGGTGAAGCTGTCGACAAG GAATGCAAGCAGATGGAAAAGGGTGGGAACTACTATGAATTCTTCCACAACACTAGATTGGTTAAGCCCACAATCCTCCATTTTCAG CTTAGAAACTTGGTTTGGGCTACTTCAAAGCATGATGTTTACCTCATGTCCAACTATTCAGTTATGCATTGGTCATCATTGTCATGCAATCTGTCTGAGATCCTTAATTTTTCGGGGCATGTAGCACCTACCGAG AAACATCCGGGAAGTCTATTAGAAGGTTTTACACAAACTCAAATAAGTACGCTTGCTGTCAAGGACAATTTTATGGTTGCAGGAGGCTTCCAGGGAGAGCTTACTATTAAG CATTTGGACAGAAAAGGAGTAAGCTTTTGTACACGGACAACCTTTGATGATAATGCAATTACAAACGCTATTGAGATATATGATAGCTTGAG GGGTGGAATTAATTTTATGGCCTCCAATAACGACTGCAGCATGAGAGAATATGATACAGAGAGATACCAACTTCTGAATCATTTTCGTTTTCCCTGGCCAGTAAAT CATACATCAGTGAGCCCCGATCGAAGGCTTATTACTGTTGTTGGAGATCACTTGGATGGGTTGCTTGTTGATTCGCAAAATGGAAAG ACTGTGGCCGCGGTGGTAGGTCATCTAGACTACTCCTTTGCATCTGCATGGCATCCGGATGGACGCTTATTTGCCACAGGAAATCAGGATAAGACCTGCCGAGTGTGGGACATAAGAAACCTCTCATTGCCAGTTGTAACTCTTAAAGGAAACTTGGGTGCTGTACGGTCAATCCGCTTTTCATCTGATGGCCAATTCATGGTGGTTGCTGAACCGGCAGATTTTGTTCATGTGTATAGTACAGGGGCCGATTACCGGAAAAGACAAGAGATAGACTTTTTCGGTGAGATTTCTGGGGTATCTCTAAGTCCAGATGATGAGTCTCTGTATATAGGAATATGGGACAGGACTTATGCTAGTTTGCTGCAGTATAACAAAAGACACACTTACGGCTACTTAGATTCATACTTGTGA